ACGAATTGGGGGACCAACCCGAGCCGCTCCGAAAGCCCGTTGGTCTGGGGGCCCCCGCCGTGGACCACCACGACCCGGATCCCAAGGGCGGAAAGGATAGCCACTTGCTCGATCAGGCTGGCAAGGGCGGCCGGCTGTGCCACCGCTTCGCCGCCGAGTTTGACGACAAAGGCTTTGCCGCGGTAATGGCCCAAGTAGGGCAACGCATGGCGGAGGGCTTGAACGGGGGAATTGGTCATGGCTGTTCCACGCTGCAGAGAACGGCTTTTTGGGCGTGCAGGCGGTTCTCGGCCTGCTGGATGACAACCGAACGGGGTCCATCCAAGACATGGTCCGCCACCTTCACATTCCGGCGGACGGGCAGGCAGTGCATAAACTTGGCTCCAGGGCGGGCCGTTTCAAACCAATCCTCCGCGACGCACCAGTCGCGGAGCCCGGCCCGGGAATCCATCTCTGCATTGGGATCCCCATAAAATTGAGGGGCACCCCAGCTTTTGCAGTAAAGAACGTGCGCTCCTTGCAGAGCCACGGGCCGGTCTTGGGAGTACGCGACATTTTCAAATCCATCTGTCAGGGCTGCAGGCAGTCGGTGGGATTCTGGGCAGTGGATGACGACCTCCATGCCCCGAATCGCCGCCATGGCCAGGGCGGCATTGGGGACGGCATAGGGAAGGGGTTTTGGATGCCAGGCCCAGCTGAGAACGAATTTACCGCCGCTGGGGATCCCCAACTCATCCAAGGTCATCCAATCGGCTAGGGCCTGGCACGGGTGGTCGACGGCCGATTCCATGTTGATCAATGGTTTGGGGCTCAAGTCTGCGAATTTCGCCATGAGCCCGTCGGCAAG
Above is a genomic segment from Armatimonadota bacterium containing:
- a CDS encoding N-acetylornithine carbamoyltransferase, coding for MQDFLSLKSLSRDEISGLLDLAKSLKRDPIGSRLAGKVVGLLFMNPSLRTLASFQAAIGQQGGTSVVIQPGAGTWTLETRDGVVMDGAEVEHIREAVPVLASYCDILGVRSFASQQDLESDLADGLMAKFADLSPKPLINMESAVDHPCQALADWMTLDELGIPSGGKFVLSWAWHPKPLPYAVPNAALAMAAIRGMEVVIHCPESHRLPAALTDGFENVAYSQDRPVALQGAHVLYCKSWGAPQFYGDPNAEMDSRAGLRDWCVAEDWFETARPGAKFMHCLPVRRNVKVADHVLDGPRSVVIQQAENRLHAQKAVLCSVEQP